The Geothermobacter hydrogeniphilus genome includes the window TTCTCAGCCTCTGCTATCCTTATGGAGATTACCTGAATCAGTGAGTTCCTGTTGGATGGAGAGGGCAAGTGCTTGGCCTGAATGAGATTTCCGAAAATCTGAAGCGCACCCACCAGGTTCGCTGGTAATTTGGGGGAAACTCAGGCGGGTCAATGGCTTGCGCTATCCGCCGACAAGGGGCTCACTGATTCAGGGACTATCTTCTCGGGAGGAATACCCATGGACTGGCAGAGCTTTTTCTCCGGGGACGCGTTTACTGACTACGTGATTCCCTGGGTGATCAACATCGGCCTGTCGGCTGCCGTTTTTATTGTCGGACGAATTGTCGTCGGCATCATCACCGGGTTGATGCGCAAGCTGCTGACCAAGGCGAAGATGGATGAAATCCTGGTCGATTTCATCTACTCGATAGCCCACGCGGCGCTGGTGCTGTTTGTTATCATCGCCGCCCTTGACCAACTCGGAGTCGATACCACATCACTGATCGCCCTGCTCGGCGCCGCCGGCCTGGCGGTCGGCCTGGCGATGAAGGATTCGCTGCAGAATTTTGCCGCCGGGGTGATGCTGATCATTTTTCGCCCCTTCCGGGCGGGGGATTATGTCGAGGTCGCCGGAACCGCGGGGACGGTTGAGAAGATCAGTATTTTCAGTACCGTACTGAAAACCCCGGACAACTGCGAGGTCATCGTTCCCAACGGCAATATCTACGGGGACAACATCAAGAACTACGCGGCCCGCCCGACCCGGCGCATCGACCTGGAGTTCGGTATCGGTTACGAGGATGATATCCGGCAGGCTCGCGACATCATGTTGCGGCAGATCCGCGCTGATGAACGGATTCTCGAGGATCCTGAACCGGTGGTGGCGGTTGCCGAGCTGGCTGACAGCAGTGTCAATTTCGTCGTTCGGCCCTGGGTTGAAACCGCTGATTACTGGGCGGTTCGTTTTGACCTGATCGAAAAGATCAAGCTTGCCTTTGATGCCGAGGGCATCTCGATCCCCTATCCGCAGATGGATGTCCACCTCGAACAGTCCCGCGCTGCGGCGGTTGGAAGCTGATGGAGATTCTGGGTATCGATATCGGCGGCACCGGGATCAAGGCCGCGCCGGTCGATGTGGTCGGTGGTCGCCTGCTGTGCAAACGTCGTCGCCTGCTGACGCCGCAGCCGGCGACGCCGGCCGCGGTGGTGCGGACGGTGACGGAACTGGTGCGGAGTTTTTCCTGGAGCGGGCCGATCGGCTGTGGTTTTCCCGCGGTGGTTCGTAACGGCGTGGCCTTGTCGGCGGCCAACATCGACCGCTCCTGGGTCGGGGCCGATGCCGGGGCGCTGCTGTCGGAGGCGACCGGTTGCCCGGTGCGGCTGATCAATGATGCCGATGCCGCCGGGCTGGCCGAGATGCGTTTCGGAGCCGGGCGCGGCGTCGGCGGAACGGTGATCATGGTGACCATCGGCACCGGGCTCGGCTCGGCCCTGTTTCGTAACGGGGAACTGCTCCCCAACAGTGAACTCGGTCATCTCTATCTTGCCGACGGCACCATGGCCGAGCACTTTGCCTCCGCCCGTGTCCGCAAGGCGGAAGGGCTCTCCTGGCAGCAGTGGGCGGGGCGTTTCAGTCTGCACCTGCAGCAGCTGGAGCGGCTGCTCAATCCCGATCTTTTCATTCTCGGCGGCGGCGGGAGTAGGAAATATACGGAGTTCATCGATCTGCTCAAGGTCGAAACGCCGGTCAGGGTGGCACGCCATTTCAATGACGCCGGGATTGTCGGCGCTGCCCTGGCGGGATGCCCGGAAGCATTGCCAGACCGTGTCGCCAGTGGCATAATTCAGATCTGAATATCGTGACTTTGCGGGTTCGAGGTTGTCCCCCCGGATATTCTCTCTATGGAGGTTCGATGCGCCTGCTTCTCGTTATCCTTGTTCTCTGCGGTTCTGTTGTTTCCAGTCCGGCGGCCGAAACCGCGGTCACGGCCGACCAGGTGGTGACCCGCTTCCTGCAGCGGGACTTCATCGGCAGTCGTCTGACGCCGGAGGAATGGAAAACCAACATCGCCACCCTGGTTGGTTGGCAGACGGAGCCCGACTGGGCGGTGCTGGTGGTGGTGGAGAGCTATCGGGCCAAGCCGGTCCAGCGCGCTCCCGACGGGCTCCGTGCCGTGGTTGAATACCGGGTTCTCGGCGAACTGCTTGACGGGCAGTGGATTCCGCGCAAGAAGAGTCCTGAACTGCAGCGGGTCAACTTTCTGCTCGACCGGCAGGATGGGCGATGGCAGGTGAAACGGCCGGTTCAGCCGCCGCATATTTCCCTTGCCACGGCGATTCGACAGCTTGAAGTCGCCGCCGGTGAGTTTCAGCAGGCCGGCCGCCAGGCGATGCTGCAGCAGTCTCTGCAGCAACTGCGGGCGCTGCGGGACGCGGGGTCATCGGGATCATAACGTCCCGAAGGAAGGTTTCCAGGCTTGTGCCTGAAGCCGTTGATGCCGGACTTGATTCAGGTCACGGGTCGTGAATTCGTCTTCTTTGCGATTGATATTCCAATCTGTTATCGGGAGGTTCGTCACTGTTATCCGAGGAGAGGTGCAAAATGGCTGTACAGAAGTTGATCGATGATTTGAAAAACGGCAGTGGTATCAAACGTTCCCGGGCCGCGGCCGAATTGGGCCACTGCGGTGATCTCGCCGCCGCCGCCGCCCTGATCGGCGCCCTCGAGGATACCAATGCCACGGTACGCAGCAATGCCACCTTCGCTCTCGGTGAACTGGGGGTGCGTGAAGCCGTGCCGCAACTGGTCCCGATGCTGAAAGATGGCGATGAGTGGGTCCGCAAGAGCGCGGCCAAGGCTCTCGGGCTACTGAAGGCCGAAGAGGCACTGCCGCACCTGGAAGCGGCCCTGGAGGATCCCTCGGACATTGTTCGCAGCAATGTCAGCCGCAGCCTGGAGCAGATTCGCAGCAGCATGTCGGGTTCTTGATCTTTTTTAATTTTATCGTATGATAGCAGCACGCTGAATCGTTTCCGGTGCAACATGGAGGTTGGACCTGAACCCTCAGGTTCAGGTTGGAAATAAGCCGCGAAAGGAGGGGTGGAGAATTGCCGGAGGCGGTTCCATTCAACCCTTTTCATGGAGGAAAAGAACGATGAAACGTCTGTTTGTTGCTGTGTTGCTGGTTGTGTCGAGCCTGTTCGTTTTCAGCCTGCCGGCTGGTGCCGCCGAGGTGCCGTTGCAGGCTCAGGTCAAGACCGGCGCTGTCAATGTCAATGTCGCTACGACCAGGGAATTGCAGAAGTTGCCCGGAGTCGGCAAGGTGACCGCTGAGCGGATTGTCGCCTTCAGGGACGCCAACGGCCCTTTTGCTTCGGTCGATGCCCTGGTCAAGGTCCAGGGGATTGGCAGAAAAACGCTGGAAAAGATTCGTCCGCTGGTGGTGGTTGAGTAATTCTGACTTCCTGTCCGGTTTTCCATCAAACGGAGCAGAGCCCGCCGGGCAACCGGCGGGCTTTTTCAATAAAATGTAAGCGGTGAGATGTTTTTTGAGATTTTTTTGAGATGGCGAGGCTATACTCGCAACTTCTTTCTGTTGATGGCGTCGCAAAAACTCACCAGCAGCTGCGTTGCTGCGTTTGTCTCGCTGCTTCAACGTACGTAAATACGCCTCATTGCTCGACAATCGCGCGCCTTGCTGCTGGCGCTTTTTGCTTAGCCAACACTCTTGATGCTTTTTGCGAAAGCATCTTCTGTTCAGCCGGTCGAGGTGTTTTTTTCATGCAGTATGAAACCAGGGCACGCTCCATCTTCAAGGCCCTTTCGTGGCGCACCTGGGCCACCATCACCACGGCGGTCATCGTCTTCGCCTTTACCGGACGGTTCGCCCTGGCGCTGACCGTCGGCGCCCTGGAAGTTGTCGCCAAGATGGCGCTCTATTTTTTTCACGAGCGCCTGTGGCAGAAGATCCGCTGGGGGAAGAAAGAGGTGCCGGCCTTTGTCCTCTGGTTTACCGGTCTGCCCGCCTCCGGTAAAAAAGCCGTGGCCGACAGAGTGTACCAGCTGCTGAAAGACCGGGGGCTCAAGGTTGAACGTCTCGACAGCCGTGATGTCCGCCCCCTTTTCCCCGAAACCGGCTTCTCTCCGCCCGAGGTCAACCGCCACGTCAAGCGCTCCGGCCACCTCTGCGCGATGCTGGAAAAGAACGGGGTCAGCGTGGTCGCGTCCTTTGTTTCTCCCTACCGTGAAAGTCGTGAATTCGCCCGGCGGATGGCCGCGACCTTTGTCGAGGTTCACATGCGTTCGACGCCGGAGGCCTGTATGAAGCGGGACAGCAAGGGGCACTACGCCAGAGCCCAAAGAGGAGAATTCAAATATTTCCCCGGCGTGGATGTCGCCTATGAGCAGCCGCGGCAGCCGGAAATCGTGATCGATGTGGAGCAGACCCCTGCCGAGAGAGCCGCGGAGCAGGTGCTTGACTACCTGAAGAAGCATGTCCTGGTCGAAGGCCGACGGGTGAAGAAGGCGCCGGCAGCGGCCGAAGTTTCTTTCGATGAATCCTGACCATCACATCGTCAACTCATATATGAAAGAGTGGAAAGTTATTTTATGAACCAGACCCACCTGCGCCAGCTGGAAGCGGAAAGTATCCATATCATGCGCGAGGTCGCCGCGGTTTTCGAAAACCCGGTGATGCTCTACTCCATCGGCAAAGATTCCTCGGTGATGCTGCACCTGGCCCGCAAGGCCTTTCATCCCGGGAAGCTGCCCTTCCCGCTGATGCATGTCGACACCACCTGGAAGTTCCGTGAGATGATCGCGTTTCGGGAGCGGATGGCGGCCGAGCATGGTTTTGAACTGCTGGTTCATACCAACCTGGAGGGTGTTGAACGGGGGATTTCTCCCTTCACCCACGGCAGCGCCCTCTACACTGACGTGATGAAGACCGAGGGGTTGAAGCAGGCGCTTGACAAGTACGGCTTCGATGCCGCCTTCGGCGGCGCGCGGCGGGACGAGGAAAAGTCGCGCGCCAAGGAACGGATCTTTTCCTTCCGCAGCGCCAATCACCGCTGGGATCCGAAGAACCAGCGACCCGAATTGTGGAATCTCTACAACACCCGGGTCGCTCCGGGCGAGAGCATCCGTGTTTTTCCGCTCTCCAACTGGACCGAACTGGATATCTGGCAGTACATCTATCTTGAGCAGATTCCCATCGTGCCGCTCTACTACGCCAAGGTCAGGCCGGTACTGGAACGGGAAGGCATGCTGATTCTCGCCGATGATGACCGTCTCGAACTGAAGCCGGGCGAAAAGATCGTCGAAAAGTCAGTCCGTTTCCGTACCCTCGGCTGCTACCCGCTGACCGGAGCCGTCGAATCGACCGCCGCCACCCTGCCGGAAATCATCCAGGAAATGCTGCTGACCCGCACCTCGGAACGCCAGGGGCGCGCCATCGATCACGACCAGGCCGGCAGCATGGAGAAGAAGAAGCAGGAAGGGTATTTTTAAAAGCAAAAGCGGCTAAAGGTTACATACCACATCGGCTAAAGGCCAAAGGTTAAAGGTCGAAAGGAGCCGGTTATCCCCTTAGCCTTTAGCCCTTCGCCCTTAGCCGCACTTGAGGAACTTATGAACAACCAATCCGTACTGATCGCCGAAGATATTCACGCTTACCTGAAAGCCCAGGAAGAAAAATCGATGCTGCGCTTCATTACCTGCGGCAGCGTCGATGACGGCAAGTCGACCCTGATCGGGCGGCTGCTGTGGGATTCGAAGCTGGTCTTCGAGGACCACCTGGCAGCGCTGGAAGCCGACAGCAAACGGATCGGCACCCAGGGGGACGAGATCGATTATGCGCTGCTGCTCGACGGCCTGCAGGCCGAGCGGGAACAGGGGATCACCATCGATGTCGCCTACCGCTTCTTTTCCACCGACAAGCGCAAGTTCATCGTCGCCGACACCCCGGGGCATGAACAGTACACCCGCAACATGGTCACCGGCGCCTCGACCGCACAGCTGGCGGTGATCCTGGTTGACGCCCGCAAGGGCGTGCTGACCCAGACCCGGCGTCACAGTTTCCTGGTGTCGCTGGTGGGGATCCGCAAGGTTGTGCTGGCGATTAACAAGATGGACCTGGTCGACTATCGTGAAGAGACCTACAAAACCATCTGCGCCGACTACCGGCAGTTCGCTGCCGAACTCGGTTTCGAGGAGATGACCTGCATCCCGATCTCGGCTCTTAAGGGGGACAACATCATCCACCCCGGGGAGAATATGCCCTGGTACGACGGCCCGACGCTGATGCACGCCCTGGAGACGGTCGCGGTCGGCGACCGGGCGGTGGAACTGCCGTTCCGCATGCCGGTGCAGTGGGTCAACCGGCCCAATCTTGATTTCCGGGGATTTTCCGGCACCATCGCCTCAGGCCGCATTTTGCCGGGAGACCGGATCGTCGTGCCCGGATCGGGACAGACCAGCCGCATCCGACGCATCGTCACCATGGACGGAGACCTGGACCAGGCGGTTGCCGGACAGGCGGTCACCCTCTGCCTCGAAGACGAGATCGATATCAGCCGCGGTGACCTGCTGGCCGATGCCGAGGCGCGGCCTGTTCATGCCGACCAGTTCCAGGCGCACCTGGTCTGGATGCACGAGGACGCCCTGCTGCCGGGACGCAGCTACCTGCTCAAGACCGGCGCCAGTCTGGTGACCGCCCAGATCGGCGAGTTGAAATACCGCGTCGACGTCAACAGTCTTGAACATCAGCCGTGCAAGACCCTGGCGCTCAACGAGATCGGCGTCTGCAACCTCGCCCTGGATCGTGCTGTCTCCTTCGATCCCTACAAGGAGAACCGCGGCACCGGCAATTTCATTCTCATCGACCGCCTGACCAACGCCACCGTCGGTGCCGGAATGATCGATCATCCGCTGCGCCGCGCCAGCAATATTCACTGGCAGTCGATCGATGTCAACAAAGACTCCCGCGCCGCCATCAAGGGGCAGAAACCCTGTGTCCTCTGGTTCACCGGGCTTTCCGGCGCCGGCAAGTCGACCATTGCCAACCTGGTGGAAAAGAAACTGCATGCCCTCGGTCGTCATACCTACCTGCTCGACGGCGACAATGTCCGCCATGGTCTGAACAAGGATCTCGGTTTTACCGACGCTGACCGGGTGGAGAACATCCGCCGTATCGCCGAGGCGGCCCGACTCTTCGTCGATGCCGGGATCATCGTCCTGACCGCTTTCATCTCCCCGTTTCGCAGTGAGCGAAAGATGGCCCGTGACCTGCTGGAGGAGGGCGAATTCATCGAGGTTTTTGTCGACACCCCGCTTGAAGTCTGTGAACAGCGCGATCCCAAGGGGCTCTACAAGAAGGCCCGTTCCGGCCAGTTGCCGAATTTCACCGGCATCGACTCGGCCTACGAACCGCCGGAAAATGCCGAAATGGTGATCGATACCCGGGAAAAGCCGGCCGAAGAGATCGCCGAAGAGATTGTCAAGCGGCTGCTCGGCGATGAATTGCTCGGCGAGCAGCGCGACGGAACCTTGTGGCAGTCATGACCGAACAGGACAAGGCTATCATGGATATCGATATCGCCAGGGTCTGCGCCATCGCCCGTGCCGCGGGAGAGGCGATCATGGAGATCTATGCCGGGGAGTTCAATGTCGAACTCAAGGGGGATCAGTCGCCGCTGACCTGCGCCGACAAGGCCTCCCACCAGGTCATCAGCGCCGGGCTTAAGCGTAACTTTCCCGAGATTCCGATTCTCTCCGAGGAGGGGGCGGAGATCTCTTTTGATGAGCGCCGCGGCTGGGAGCGTTTCTGGCTGGTCGATCCCCTCGACGGCACCAAGGAGTTCATTAAGCGCAACGGCGAATTCACCGTCAACATCGCCCTGATTGAAGCCGGGCAGCCGGTTCTCGGGGTGGTCTACGTCCCGGTGCAGGAGAAACTCTACTGGGGAATCGAGGGACAGGGCGCCTGGCTGCAGACGGGGCGGGGCGAGCCGTGCCCGGTCCGTGTCCGCAACCCCGATCCCGCGGCGGGATTGAAGGTGGTGATGAGCCGCTCCCATCCGTCGCCGGAGCTGGCGGCCTACCTGGAGAAAATTCGCGTCGCCGAAGCGGTTTCGGTCGGCAGTTCACTGAAACTCTGTGTCGTCGCCGAGGGGCTGGCCGATATCTACCCGCGTCTCGGTCCGACCATGGAATGGGATACCGCCGCCGGTCACGCCGTTGCCGTCGCCGCCGGGGCGAGGGTGACGACCCCCGGGGGAGAGCCGCTGTGTTACAACAAGCAGAACCTGCTCAATCCCCACTTCATCGTCGCCCCGCCGGGGCTGGAGCTGCCGCGGGTCTGAATAAGGCCTTAAACCGGATTCAGGCAAGGGAGAAAAAAATGTCGATACTCGTGACCGGCGGGGCCGGATATATTGGTTCCCACACCGTCCTTGAGCTGTTGCAGGCGGGGCAGGAGGTGGTCGTGGTCGACAACCTCAGCAATGCCTCGCCGGTTGCCCTTAAGCGGGTTGCCGAGCTGGCCGGGCGCCAGGCGCGGCTGGAGGTGGCCGATATCCGCGACCGGTCGGCACTGCGGCGTATTTTCGATGACTGCCGTCCCGCCGCAGTGGTCCACTTCGCCGGGCTCAAGGCGGTCGGCGAATCCTGTGACATCCCGCTGGCCTATTATCAGAACAATGTTGCCGGTACCGCCACCCTCTGCGAGGTGATGGCCGAGGTCGGCTGCAAGCGGCTGGTCTTCAGTTCCTCGGCCACCGTCTACGGTGACCCGGCCTCCCTGCCGATCCGCGAGGATTTCCCCACCGGGGCGACCAATCCCTACGGACGGACCAAGCTCTTCATCGAGGAGATGCTGCGCGACCTGCATACCTCCGACTCCGAGTGGCGGATCGCCCTGCTGCGCTACTTCAATCCGATCGGCGCCCATGAAAGCGGCCGCATCGGCGAGAATCCCAACGGCATTCCCAACAACCTCTTTCCCTTTATCACCCAGGTCGCTGTCGGCAAGCGTGAACGACTGTCGATCTTCGGCGATGATTACCCGACCGTCGACGGTACCGGGGTGCGCGACTACATCCATGTTGTCGACCTCGCCCTCGGCCATCTCCGAGCGCTGGAACGTCTCGAACGCGAGCCGGGGCTGGTCTGCGTCAATCTCGGCACCGGACAGGGCTACTCGGTGCTGCAGATGGTCGACGCCTTTCAGCGGATCAACAACATCGCGGTGCCCTACCGGATTGTGGCCCGCCGCCCGGGAGATATCGCCGCCTGCTACGCCGACCCGTCCCTGGCCGCGGAAGAACTGGGCTGGAAGGCCGAACGCGGACTCGAAGAGATGTGCCGCGACGGCTGGAGATGGCAGCGGCAGAATCCGAACGGCTACGCCGGGGAGTGAAGGAGATGGGAGATGGGAGATGGGAGATGGGAGATGGGAGATGGGAGATGGGAGATGAGAGATGGGAGATGGGAGATGGGAGATGGGAGATGAGAGATGAGAGATGAGAGATGAGCAGGGGGTGAAGAGGTTTGCTCCTTATTCTTGCCTTTGCCTCTCACGTCTCACATCTCACATCTCACGTCTTACATCTCACATCCCCGCCCCCGCCCGCAGTCTTTTCGCCGCCTCTTCCAGCACCGGCCGGGATTTGCAGAAGGCGAAGCGGACCAGGTCGCGACCGTCGTCCGGGTTGCTGCAGAAGGGGCTGACCGGGATGGCGGCGACGCCGACCCGTTCGGTCAGATCACGACAGAATGCGATGTCATTCCCCCGTCCCAGAGCGCCGATGTCGACACAGACGAAATAGGTCCCCTGCGGGGTCAGCGGCGGCAGGCCGACGTCGGCCAGCAGCTCGCAGAGAAAATCGCGCCGCTGCCGGTAATCCTCCTTCAACCGCTGATAAAAGTCCTCTCCGACGGCCAGGGCCTCGGCCGCGGCGGTCTGCAGCGGGGCCGCGCCGCAGAAGGTGATGAACTGCTTGACGCGCAGCAGGGCCTCGACCAGGTCAGCCGGTCCGGCAGCCCAGCCGACCTTCCAGCCGGTGACGCTGAAGGTCTTGGCGAGGCTGGAAATGGTCAGGGTGCGGTCCGCCATGCCGGGCAGGGTCGCCAGGGGGATGTGCTCGCCCTCGAAGAGGATATGCTCGTAGACCTCGTCGGTGACGGCGATGACATCATGCCTGACGCAGAGTTCGGCAATCGCCCGCAGTTCCTCCCGGTTGAACACCTTGCCGATCGGGTTCTGCGGTGAATTGAGCAGCAGCAGCCGGGTGCGGGGGGAGATCAGCCGCTCCAGTTCGTCGCGGTCGACGTGCCAGTCAGGCGGTCGCAGGGTGAGGGGACGGGATACGCCGCCGGCCATGCTGATCGCCGGGCGGTAGGAATCGTAGCAGGGCTCGAACAGAACCACCTCATCGCCCGGATCGAGCAGGCTGAAGAGAGCGGCGAACAGCGCCTCGGTGGCGCCGACCGTGACCGCGATCTGCGACCCGGGGTCGAACTGGAGGCCGTATTGTCGGCTCATCTTGGCGGCGATCGCCTCGCGCAGCTGCGGCTGTCCGTTGCTGGGGGCGTACTGGTTGCAGTCCTGCTTGATGGCGCGGACGGCACTGCGCTTGATCGCTTCCCCGGCGGCGAAGTCGGGAAACCCCTGGCCGAGGTTGATCGCCCGGTGGCGGTTGGCGAGATCGGTCATCGCGGTAAAAATAGTCGGTTGCAGGGATGCTGCGCGTCGGGCCATGCGGGTCATGGTATGTCCTCCGGAAAGCAGGAGAAAACTTTACCTGATCACTGCAGATCGGTAAAGCCGTCGTTCGGAAATTGACTTTCATTCCGGCAGATAGTATCAAGCTGCAAGGCAAGGGGGACAGTCCCCTGATTGAAGGCAAGGGGAACAGTCCCCTTAAGGGAGGGGGACTGTTCCCGAGAACATCAGATACCCGGGGAAAGCGCGGGGCGGAAGGACGTGTTACGCAATGAGAATACTGGCCAACCTGTTCATGTGGATGTTCCTGGCTGATGGTTGCCTGTCGGTCATCGATGAACTGCTGGCCTATAATTCCGGCGTCCATGGTCTGCTCGGGGTCCGGACCCTGGTGGCTTTCAGCGTCGTCGTGCTGTCCTTTATCATCTACGGTGCCATGCTCTTTGACCGGCGCCTGCCGAAGCTGATCCTGCTGCCGCAGTCGCTGTTCGCCATCTGGGGCATGACCGGGCTCTGGCCGCTTTCCTTCTTCATCCTCTCGGACAATCTCGGCGTGATCATCGCAGGGCTGCAGGTCTCCCTCGGGCTGCTGCCCTTCTTCGTGCTGCGGGGGGAAGGCCGGGGGCTGCTGCTGCGGCCGGAACGTTTTGCCGGCAGGGGATTCAGTGCCGGCAACCTGCTGCTCGGCATTGCCGGAACCCTGTTCGTCGTTCCCCTGTTGCTGGTCAGCTTTGCCGGTGCCGGGACGGTTGAAGCCATCAATAAGGCCACCGCCGGGTTCATGCGCGTCGATGCCCGCGGCATCAGTATGCAGGAGCGTGTCTACCGCCGCGGCGACAAGACCGTGCGCCTGGTGGCCATGATTCACATCGGTGACCAGAGCTACTATGACCAGCTTGCCGCATCGGTCGCCGCGCCGCATACCCTGGTTCTCGCCGAAGGGGTCAGCGACCGCGGGGGACTGCTGACCGCCGCCTACAGCTATGACCGGGTCGCCTCCCTGCTCGGTCTCAGCACCCAGCGGCAGATGCCGATGAAGGGACGGCTGATCGGTCCGGATGAGCTGCGCGGAAAGGGCGAAAAGGGGGAGTTTCCGGGGCCGGATATCCTGCGGGCCGATGTCGACCTGAGTGATTTCGATCCCCGGACGGTGGAATTTCTCAACATGCTCGGCAGGGATGTTTTTTCCAGCGACGACCTGGCTTCCGGCCTGCGGACCTATAACGCGTGGATCAACCGCAACATGGACCAGGAACGCTACGCCAGGCTGATGGATGATATCCTCACCCGCCGCAACCGGACCGTTCTCGATTACCTGGGACAGGCGCTCGACAAGTATGACGTGATCGTCATCCCCTGGGGCGCGCTGCACATGCGCGGCATTGAGGAAGGCGTTCTGGCGCGGGGGTTTCGGTTGCGGAAGACAGAACAGAGGATGAGTGTCGATTTCAGCGCCCTGCTGAAAAAAGCATCGGACTGAGCCCAAATCCATCGGCTGTTTTGCGGAGCGAGGGTGACGGGACGGGTGGAGATGCGCGGCGTCGCGCTGTTTCGGGCGCAGACGTAGCCGCGCTACGTCGAGCACCGAAGCGGTGACGGCAACAAAGCAGATTCACCCGTAACGACAGCCGAATCCCGAAATTGCTGGTGGATTTGGGCTGAGTCCGTCGTGGTAATTCCGCGGGGAATCTGCTAACCTGTCGATTCGATTTCTCCCTTATCTTCGAGGCAGGACCATGAGCAGACCCAACACCATCCTGACCGCGGGGTTCGCCCTGTTCAGCATCTTTACGTCTTTCCTGTTCGTCTCCTACGGCCTGGGGGGTGTTTCGAATGAACTCGCCTCTCAGCGACTGCAGCTTTTTTCCTACGTGACCGCCGGTTACGGGTTGATGAACATCTACATTCTCAGCACCGCCTGGCGCAGCCGGGAAAAATGGACCCTGATGGCGAGCAAGCTGATCTCGTTCTGTTTTTTCGGCGTGCTGATCATGGACCAGGTCAAGTTCGGTGCGGAAACCGGCCGCAGCATGCTGGTGCTGCCGATCGTCGCGGTGGTGCTGCTGGTCAACTGGTGGGCAGTCAGGACCCTGGTTCGACGGGAAGGCTGACAGGCTGGCAGGCTGGCAGGCTGGCAGGCTGTGAACGGAACGAGGACAAATGAAACGGGGACAGGCACCTGCGGAGCCTGTCCCCTGTCGCATCTCACATCTCACATCTCACATCCGGCGTAAAATCTCCACAGTCTCGTCCGGTTCGGGGCGGAGGGTGTGGTCGGGGTAGAAGTCGGCCCGGTGGATGGTTCCGGCAGGGTCGATGATGATGCGGGCCGGCATCGGCAGACGCCAGCTGTCGTCGCCGTTGAAGCGCGGGATGTCGAGGCCGAGGCTCCGGTAGACCTCGCGCATCGCTTCGGGCAGGGTATAGACCGCCCCGAACTTGGCGGCGACCTTGTTGCCGGGGTCACTCAGCACCGGGAAGGTCAGTCCCAGTTTCTGCACCAGCTGTGGGGTGTACTTCGCCAGCATCGGCGAGATGGCGACCAGGGTGGCGCCGCTCTTTTCAATTTCCGGCAGAACCGCCTGCAGAGCCTCCAGCTCCGCGTTGCAGTACGGTCACCAGACCCCCCGGTAGAGGGTCATGACCAGCGGCCCTTTCTCACGCAGGGCAATCGAACTGATCTGGTTGTCGTTTTCATCCTCAAGGGTGAAATCGGGCGCTTGGTTTCCGGGCTGGATCACCCCGGACATCA containing:
- a CDS encoding mechanosensitive ion channel family protein, with the protein product MDWQSFFSGDAFTDYVIPWVINIGLSAAVFIVGRIVVGIITGLMRKLLTKAKMDEILVDFIYSIAHAALVLFVIIAALDQLGVDTTSLIALLGAAGLAVGLAMKDSLQNFAAGVMLIIFRPFRAGDYVEVAGTAGTVEKISIFSTVLKTPDNCEVIVPNGNIYGDNIKNYAARPTRRIDLEFGIGYEDDIRQARDIMLRQIRADERILEDPEPVVAVAELADSSVNFVVRPWVETADYWAVRFDLIEKIKLAFDAEGISIPYPQMDVHLEQSRAAAVGS
- the ppgK gene encoding polyphosphate--glucose phosphotransferase, which produces MEILGIDIGGTGIKAAPVDVVGGRLLCKRRRLLTPQPATPAAVVRTVTELVRSFSWSGPIGCGFPAVVRNGVALSAANIDRSWVGADAGALLSEATGCPVRLINDADAAGLAEMRFGAGRGVGGTVIMVTIGTGLGSALFRNGELLPNSELGHLYLADGTMAEHFASARVRKAEGLSWQQWAGRFSLHLQQLERLLNPDLFILGGGGSRKYTEFIDLLKVETPVRVARHFNDAGIVGAALAGCPEALPDRVASGIIQI
- a CDS encoding HEAT repeat domain-containing protein; translated protein: MAVQKLIDDLKNGSGIKRSRAAAELGHCGDLAAAAALIGALEDTNATVRSNATFALGELGVREAVPQLVPMLKDGDEWVRKSAAKALGLLKAEEALPHLEAALEDPSDIVRSNVSRSLEQIRSSMSGS
- a CDS encoding ComEA family DNA-binding protein; protein product: MKRLFVAVLLVVSSLFVFSLPAGAAEVPLQAQVKTGAVNVNVATTRELQKLPGVGKVTAERIVAFRDANGPFASVDALVKVQGIGRKTLEKIRPLVVVE
- the cysC gene encoding adenylyl-sulfate kinase, which gives rise to MQYETRARSIFKALSWRTWATITTAVIVFAFTGRFALALTVGALEVVAKMALYFFHERLWQKIRWGKKEVPAFVLWFTGLPASGKKAVADRVYQLLKDRGLKVERLDSRDVRPLFPETGFSPPEVNRHVKRSGHLCAMLEKNGVSVVASFVSPYRESREFARRMAATFVEVHMRSTPEACMKRDSKGHYARAQRGEFKYFPGVDVAYEQPRQPEIVIDVEQTPAERAAEQVLDYLKKHVLVEGRRVKKAPAAAEVSFDES
- the cysD gene encoding sulfate adenylyltransferase subunit CysD gives rise to the protein MNQTHLRQLEAESIHIMREVAAVFENPVMLYSIGKDSSVMLHLARKAFHPGKLPFPLMHVDTTWKFREMIAFRERMAAEHGFELLVHTNLEGVERGISPFTHGSALYTDVMKTEGLKQALDKYGFDAAFGGARRDEEKSRAKERIFSFRSANHRWDPKNQRPELWNLYNTRVAPGESIRVFPLSNWTELDIWQYIYLEQIPIVPLYYAKVRPVLEREGMLILADDDRLELKPGEKIVEKSVRFRTLGCYPLTGAVESTAATLPEIIQEMLLTRTSERQGRAIDHDQAGSMEKKKQEGYF
- the cysN gene encoding sulfate adenylyltransferase subunit CysN, translated to MNNQSVLIAEDIHAYLKAQEEKSMLRFITCGSVDDGKSTLIGRLLWDSKLVFEDHLAALEADSKRIGTQGDEIDYALLLDGLQAEREQGITIDVAYRFFSTDKRKFIVADTPGHEQYTRNMVTGASTAQLAVILVDARKGVLTQTRRHSFLVSLVGIRKVVLAINKMDLVDYREETYKTICADYRQFAAELGFEEMTCIPISALKGDNIIHPGENMPWYDGPTLMHALETVAVGDRAVELPFRMPVQWVNRPNLDFRGFSGTIASGRILPGDRIVVPGSGQTSRIRRIVTMDGDLDQAVAGQAVTLCLEDEIDISRGDLLADAEARPVHADQFQAHLVWMHEDALLPGRSYLLKTGASLVTAQIGELKYRVDVNSLEHQPCKTLALNEIGVCNLALDRAVSFDPYKENRGTGNFILIDRLTNATVGAGMIDHPLRRASNIHWQSIDVNKDSRAAIKGQKPCVLWFTGLSGAGKSTIANLVEKKLHALGRHTYLLDGDNVRHGLNKDLGFTDADRVENIRRIAEAARLFVDAGIIVLTAFISPFRSERKMARDLLEEGEFIEVFVDTPLEVCEQRDPKGLYKKARSGQLPNFTGIDSAYEPPENAEMVIDTREKPAEEIAEEIVKRLLGDELLGEQRDGTLWQS